CCGTGCCCGGCGCGCCCTTCGATGAGGATTCCGGCGTCGTACCGCACCGAGAAGGTCGCGTCGTTGACGCGGAGGGCGTGCCGATCCCGCGCCTGTACGCCACAGGATGGATCAAACGCGGACCGATCGGACTCATCGGTTCGACCAAGTCGGATGCGGCGCAGACCGTGCAGCACCTGGTCGACGACCTCGCAGCCTCCGGTCGGATCGGCGACGAGCGCGACCCGCTCGTGCATCTCACTCACGCCGTCGACTGGACGGGCTGGCTGAGGATCGACGCGGCCGAGCGCAGTGCCGGCGCACAGCGCGGCCGCGAGCGCACGAAGCTGGTCGACCGCGGCGAGATGACTGCGACCGCGACACCGACGCCTTCAGCAGTGGGTGACAGATTGAAGGCCGCATTTCGTACGCATCCGGCCGGCATCGCGGTCATCACCGCCGCGACGCCGACAGGCCCCGTGGGTCTCACGGCTTCCAGCGTCGCCTCGGTCGCGGTGGACCCCGCGGCGATCATGTTCTCGGTCACGAGGGCGACGGGCAGCGCGGGCGCGCTTCTCGATGCAGACACCTTCGTCGTGCACCTCATCGACGACGACCACGCCGACCTCGCTCAGGCCTTCGCGACCAGCGGCGCCGATCGGTTCACCTCCGAGCAGGGGTGGATCACGCTCGGCTCCGGCGAACCGCACCTGCCCAGCGCAAGAGCCGCGCTGCGCTGCCGGGCGCTGCACACCATTCCGGTCGGGTCATCGACCGTGGTGATCGCCGAGGTGCTCGACGTCGTCGCCGGCCCATCCGGCCGACCCCTCGTCTACCTCGACCGACGCTTCCACTCCCTGCCGACCCTCTCTGAAAGGAACTGACATGCCCACTCCCTATACCCTCCCCGAACTGCCCTACGACTATGCGGCGCTCGAGCCGCACATCTCCGCAACGATCATGGAGCTGCATCACTCCAAGCACCATCAGGCCTATGTCACTGGCGCGAACACCGCACTCGAGCAGCTGGCCGCCGCACGCGAGGCTGGTGACCTCGCGAACGTGAACAAGCTCGAGAAGGACCTCGCCTTCAACCTGGGCGGCCACATCAATCACTCGGTGTTCTGGCAGAACATGTCGCCCAACGGGGGCGGGGCTCCGGAGGGCGAACTCGCCGCCTCGTTGGAAGACTCCTTCGGCTCGATCGACGCCTTCCGTGCTCACTTCACGGCCACGGCGCTCGGCGTTCAGGGATCGGGATGGTCCGTTCTCGCGTGGGACAGCCTCGGTGCGCGACCGGTGATCTTCCAGCTCTTCGATCAGCAGGGCAACGCTCCGCTCGGCGTCACGCCGTTGCTGCAGCTGGACGTATGGGAGCACGCGTACTACCTCGACTACCGGAATGTCCGCGCCGATTACGTCAAGGCGTTCTGGGAGATCGTGAACTGGGCCGACGTGCAGCAGCGGTTCGAGAAGGCTCGGGCAGCGACGCAGGGGCTGATCTCGGTGCCATGACTCAGTGACGTCGTGGCGGTCAGTGTTCGCCTGCGCTGTCGTGCTCGCCGACCTCGCGCTCTTCGGCCTTGCGGTAGCGCCGATTTCGCAGCCCGAGCACGACCGCCGCGAGTACGGCCGCCACGACGGACGCCGTCAGGATCGCCACCTTGCTGTGGTCGTAGTGCGGGCTGCCGGCCGCGAAGCTCAGCTCGGCCACGAGGAGCGAGACGGTGAATCCGATGCCGGCGAGGACGCCGACCCCGGCGATGTCGATCCAGCGCAGGGACGGATCAAGGTTGATGCGGCGGATCCGGGTGATGAGCCAGGTCGCAGCCGTGATGCCGAGAGGCTTGCCGACCACGAGGCCCAGGACGATCCCTATCAGCACAGGATCGGTCAACGCCGACACGAATCCCTCGGCACCACCGATCGCGACGCCGGCGGAGAAGAACGCGAACACCGGAACGGCGAACCCTGCGGACAACGGACGGAATCGGTGCTCGAAGATCTCGGCAAGCCCTGGGCCGGCATCGTGAGACCGATGCGCCTTCCTGTGCAGCACCGGGATCGTGAACCCGAGCAGCACGCCGGCGATCGTGGCGTGGATCCCCGATGCGTGCATCAGAGCCCAGGCGGTGAATCCGATGGGCAGCAGGATCAGCCACGCAGCTCCAGGGCGAACATGGAAGAACTGCCGGAAGCGCTGCGCGATCGCACCGTAGAGGGCGATGGCCACCAGCGCGAGCAGCAGCGGCACGAGCTCGATGGACTCGGTGTAGAAGATCGCGATGATCCCGATCGCGATGAGGTCGTCGACGACGGCCAATGTCAGCAGGAAGATGCGCAGCGCGCTGGGCAGATGTGATCCGATGATCGCGAGCACTGCGACGGCGAATGCGATGTCGGTCGCCGTCGGAATCGCCCAGCCGCGGGCCTCGCTCGTGGTCGTGCCCACCACGGCCACGTACAGGAGTGCGGGGACGGCGACGCCACCGATCGCTGCGACGACGGGGACGATGGCCGTGCTCGGCTTTCGGAGGTCACCCGCGACGAACTCGCGTTTGAGCTCGAGGCCGACCAGGAAGAAGAAGATCGCGAGCAGGCCGTCCGCGGCCCACGCGCCCAACGACAGCTTGAGGTGCCACGGTTCGTAGCCGACCTCGAAGTCGCGGATCGCGAAGTACGAATCAGCCCAGGGCGAATTGGCCCAGATCAGCGCGATGGCTGCGAAGATCACCAGCAGGATGCCGCCGACCGTCTCCTTGCGCAGGATCTCGGTGACGCGGATCGACTCCGCTCGGGATGCCGAGGGAAAGATGCTGCGAACGCGGGAGAAGCGGGACGGGGAGGGCGACATGAGCGCCTTTCTGGTCGATGACGGGGCCGTCGACCAGGCTTCCCGACACTCCATTGCCCATTCTAGTCGACAGGCCTGCGTCAGCGCAGCTGGGCGAAGCGCTCCACCTCGACCGTCGGGCCGACCACGAGCACGATGTCACCGTCATGCAGGACGGTGTCGGCCTGGGCATTGCGCCATGAGCCCTTCGCGTCGCGATAGGCCGCGATCGTCACGCCGTGCGCATGACGAACTGCACCTTCGGTGAGGGTGATGTCATGGAGGAACTGCGGCACGACGGTCTTGACCACCGCGTACCCCTTGTCGATCTCCAGATAGTCGGCGGCCGCGCCGCGGACGAGGTGCGCGACCCGGCGTCCCATATCCTTCTCCGGGTAGATCACCTTGTGCACACCGAGCTGCTCGAGCACGGCACCGTGCCGCTCATCGACCGCCTTCGCCCAGATGACGGGAACATCGAGTTTGAGCAGCAGGGACGCCGTGAGGATGGATGCGGTGATGTCGCTGCCGATCGCGAGAACGACGCGGTCGAACTCGCCGATCGCGAGCTGCTCCAGCACCTCCAGCCGCGTCGAGTCGGCGCGGACCACCTGGGTCAGGACACCGTTGAGCGACTGCACCATGTCCTCGTCCTCATCGATGCCGAGGACCTCGGTGCCGGAGTCCATCAGCTCGATGGCGAGGGACGTACCGAATCGGCCGAGGCCGATGACGGCTACGGAGTCGGCTTCGGCGATCCGTCGGGCG
The DNA window shown above is from Microbacterium murale and carries:
- the nhaA gene encoding Na+/H+ antiporter NhaA; its protein translation is MSPSPSRFSRVRSIFPSASRAESIRVTEILRKETVGGILLVIFAAIALIWANSPWADSYFAIRDFEVGYEPWHLKLSLGAWAADGLLAIFFFLVGLELKREFVAGDLRKPSTAIVPVVAAIGGVAVPALLYVAVVGTTTSEARGWAIPTATDIAFAVAVLAIIGSHLPSALRIFLLTLAVVDDLIAIGIIAIFYTESIELVPLLLALVAIALYGAIAQRFRQFFHVRPGAAWLILLPIGFTAWALMHASGIHATIAGVLLGFTIPVLHRKAHRSHDAGPGLAEIFEHRFRPLSAGFAVPVFAFFSAGVAIGGAEGFVSALTDPVLIGIVLGLVVGKPLGITAATWLITRIRRINLDPSLRWIDIAGVGVLAGIGFTVSLLVAELSFAAGSPHYDHSKVAILTASVVAAVLAAVVLGLRNRRYRKAEEREVGEHDSAGEH
- a CDS encoding superoxide dismutase, with amino-acid sequence MPTPYTLPELPYDYAALEPHISATIMELHHSKHHQAYVTGANTALEQLAAAREAGDLANVNKLEKDLAFNLGGHINHSVFWQNMSPNGGGAPEGELAASLEDSFGSIDAFRAHFTATALGVQGSGWSVLAWDSLGARPVIFQLFDQQGNAPLGVTPLLQLDVWEHAYYLDYRNVRADYVKAFWEIVNWADVQQRFEKARAATQGLISVP
- a CDS encoding potassium channel family protein, which gives rise to MTRFLSFGQDARRIAEADSVAVIGLGRFGTSLAIELMDSGTEVLGIDEDEDMVQSLNGVLTQVVRADSTRLEVLEQLAIGEFDRVVLAIGSDITASILTASLLLKLDVPVIWAKAVDERHGAVLEQLGVHKVIYPEKDMGRRVAHLVRGAAADYLEIDKGYAVVKTVVPQFLHDITLTEGAVRHAHGVTIAAYRDAKGSWRNAQADTVLHDGDIVLVVGPTVEVERFAQLR